Proteins encoded within one genomic window of Pongo abelii isolate AG06213 chromosome 18, NHGRI_mPonAbe1-v2.0_pri, whole genome shotgun sequence:
- the ASPHD1 gene encoding aspartate beta-hydroxylase domain-containing protein 1 isoform X3, producing the protein MKEGRGSFSVERGPRKERERAQSGMWRGNSPAGSQGAAMEGTGGELGGQGNWGPEDAPGLLARASLIMLPWPLPLASSALTLLFGALTSLFLWYCYRLGSQDTQALGAGSRAGGVRGGPVGCSEAGGPSPRSPGNPGEGPRTEGLVSRRLRAYARRYSWAGMGRVRRAAQGGPGPGRGPGVLGIQRPGLLFLPDLPSAPFVPRDAQRHDVELLESSFPAILRDFGAVSWDFSGTTPPPRGWSPPLAPGCYQLLLYQAGRCQPSNCRRCPGAYRALRGLRSFMSANTFGNAGFSVLLPGARLEGRCGPTNARVRCHLDNQTQREDLDWTLV; encoded by the exons AtgaaggaggggagagggagcttCAGCGTGGAGAGAGGACCgcggaaggagagagagagagcccagaGTGGAATGTGGCGGGGAAATAGTCCAGCGGGGAGCCAGGGGGCAGCCATGGAAGGGAcaggtggggagctggggggaCAGGGGAACTGGGGTCCGGAGGACGCCCCAGGCCTCTTGGCCAGGGCCTCCCTGATCATGCTCCCGTGGCCACTACCCCTGGCCTCCTCGGCCCTCACCTTGCTCTTCGGGGCCCTCACTTCCCTGTTCCTCTGGTACTGCTACCGCCTGGGCTCCCAAGACACGCAGGCCCTAGGGGCTGGGAGCCGGGCTGGGGGTGTTCGTGGTGGGCCTGTGGGATGCTCGGAGGCCGGCGGGCCAAGCCCAAGGAGTCCTGGGAATCCCGGGGAAGGACCTAGGACGGAAGGCCTAGTGAGTCGGCGGCTTCGGGCCTACGCAAGGCGCTACTCCTGGGCTGGGATGGGTAGAGTGAGGCGGGCAGCTCAGGGTGGCCCAGGCCCTGGGAGAGGGCCAGGGGTCCTAGGTATTCAGCGCCCAGGCCTGCTTTTCCTACCAGACCTGCCTTCAGCCCCCTTTGTGCCGCGGGACGCCCAGCGGCACGACGTGGAGCTCCTGGAGAGCAGCTTCCCTGCCATTTTGCGGGACTTCGGGGCTGTGAGCTGGGACTTCTCAGGGACTACCCCTCCGCCTCGGGGCTGGTCCCCACCTCTGGCCCCCGGGTGCTACCAGCTCCTGCTGTACCAAGCAGGCCGGTGCCAACCCAGCAACTGCCGCCGGTGCCCGGGGGCCTATCGGGCACTGAGAGGGCTTCGAAGCTTTATGAGTGCCAACACCTTCGGCAATGCCGGCTTTTCCGTTCTCTTGCCTGGGGCCCGGCTCGAGGGCCGCTGTGGGCCCACCAATGCCCGGGTCAGATGCCATCTGG ATAACCAGACGCAACGTGAAGATCTAGACTGGACCCTGGTTTGA
- the ASPHD1 gene encoding aspartate beta-hydroxylase domain-containing protein 1 isoform X2 gives MKEGRGSFSVERGPRKERERAQSGMWRGNSPAGSQGAAMEGTGGELGGQGNWGPEDAPGLLARASLIMLPWPLPLASSALTLLFGALTSLFLWYCYRLGSQDTQALGAGSRAGGVRGGPVGCSEAGGPSPRSPGNPGEGPRTEGLVSRRLRAYARRYSWAGMGRVRRAAQGGPGPGRGPGVLGIQRPGLLFLPDLPSAPFVPRDAQRHDVELLESSFPAILRDFGAVSWDFSGTTPPPRGWSPPLAPGCYQLLLYQAGRCQPSNCRRCPGAYRALRGLRSFMSANTFGNAGFSVLLPGARLEGRCGPTNARVRCHLGLKIPPGCELVVGGEPQCWAEGHCLLVDDSFLHTVAHNDNQTQREDLDWTLV, from the exons AtgaaggaggggagagggagcttCAGCGTGGAGAGAGGACCgcggaaggagagagagagagcccagaGTGGAATGTGGCGGGGAAATAGTCCAGCGGGGAGCCAGGGGGCAGCCATGGAAGGGAcaggtggggagctggggggaCAGGGGAACTGGGGTCCGGAGGACGCCCCAGGCCTCTTGGCCAGGGCCTCCCTGATCATGCTCCCGTGGCCACTACCCCTGGCCTCCTCGGCCCTCACCTTGCTCTTCGGGGCCCTCACTTCCCTGTTCCTCTGGTACTGCTACCGCCTGGGCTCCCAAGACACGCAGGCCCTAGGGGCTGGGAGCCGGGCTGGGGGTGTTCGTGGTGGGCCTGTGGGATGCTCGGAGGCCGGCGGGCCAAGCCCAAGGAGTCCTGGGAATCCCGGGGAAGGACCTAGGACGGAAGGCCTAGTGAGTCGGCGGCTTCGGGCCTACGCAAGGCGCTACTCCTGGGCTGGGATGGGTAGAGTGAGGCGGGCAGCTCAGGGTGGCCCAGGCCCTGGGAGAGGGCCAGGGGTCCTAGGTATTCAGCGCCCAGGCCTGCTTTTCCTACCAGACCTGCCTTCAGCCCCCTTTGTGCCGCGGGACGCCCAGCGGCACGACGTGGAGCTCCTGGAGAGCAGCTTCCCTGCCATTTTGCGGGACTTCGGGGCTGTGAGCTGGGACTTCTCAGGGACTACCCCTCCGCCTCGGGGCTGGTCCCCACCTCTGGCCCCCGGGTGCTACCAGCTCCTGCTGTACCAAGCAGGCCGGTGCCAACCCAGCAACTGCCGCCGGTGCCCGGGGGCCTATCGGGCACTGAGAGGGCTTCGAAGCTTTATGAGTGCCAACACCTTCGGCAATGCCGGCTTTTCCGTTCTCTTGCCTGGGGCCCGGCTCGAGGGCCGCTGTGGGCCCACCAATGCCCGGGTCAGATGCCATCTGG GCCTAAAGATCCCTCCTGGCTGTGAGCTGGTGGTCGGCGGTGAGCCCCAGTGCTGGGCTGAGGGGCACTGTCTACTGGTGGACGACTCTTTTCtacacacagtggctcacaatg ATAACCAGACGCAACGTGAAGATCTAGACTGGACCCTGGTTTGA
- the ASPHD1 gene encoding aspartate beta-hydroxylase domain-containing protein 1 isoform X1 produces the protein MKEGRGSFSVERGPRKERERAQSGMWRGNSPAGSQGAAMEGTGGELGGQGNWGPEDAPGLLARASLIMLPWPLPLASSALTLLFGALTSLFLWYCYRLGSQDTQALGAGSRAGGVRGGPVGCSEAGGPSPRSPGNPGEGPRTEGLVSRRLRAYARRYSWAGMGRVRRAAQGGPGPGRGPGVLGIQRPGLLFLPDLPSAPFVPRDAQRHDVELLESSFPAILRDFGAVSWDFSGTTPPPRGWSPPLAPGCYQLLLYQAGRCQPSNCRRCPGAYRALRGLRSFMSANTFGNAGFSVLLPGARLEGRCGPTNARVRCHLGLKIPPGCELVVGGEPQCWAEGHCLLVDDSFLHTVAHNGSPEDGPRVVFIVDLWHPNVAGAERQALDFVFAPDP, from the exons AtgaaggaggggagagggagcttCAGCGTGGAGAGAGGACCgcggaaggagagagagagagcccagaGTGGAATGTGGCGGGGAAATAGTCCAGCGGGGAGCCAGGGGGCAGCCATGGAAGGGAcaggtggggagctggggggaCAGGGGAACTGGGGTCCGGAGGACGCCCCAGGCCTCTTGGCCAGGGCCTCCCTGATCATGCTCCCGTGGCCACTACCCCTGGCCTCCTCGGCCCTCACCTTGCTCTTCGGGGCCCTCACTTCCCTGTTCCTCTGGTACTGCTACCGCCTGGGCTCCCAAGACACGCAGGCCCTAGGGGCTGGGAGCCGGGCTGGGGGTGTTCGTGGTGGGCCTGTGGGATGCTCGGAGGCCGGCGGGCCAAGCCCAAGGAGTCCTGGGAATCCCGGGGAAGGACCTAGGACGGAAGGCCTAGTGAGTCGGCGGCTTCGGGCCTACGCAAGGCGCTACTCCTGGGCTGGGATGGGTAGAGTGAGGCGGGCAGCTCAGGGTGGCCCAGGCCCTGGGAGAGGGCCAGGGGTCCTAGGTATTCAGCGCCCAGGCCTGCTTTTCCTACCAGACCTGCCTTCAGCCCCCTTTGTGCCGCGGGACGCCCAGCGGCACGACGTGGAGCTCCTGGAGAGCAGCTTCCCTGCCATTTTGCGGGACTTCGGGGCTGTGAGCTGGGACTTCTCAGGGACTACCCCTCCGCCTCGGGGCTGGTCCCCACCTCTGGCCCCCGGGTGCTACCAGCTCCTGCTGTACCAAGCAGGCCGGTGCCAACCCAGCAACTGCCGCCGGTGCCCGGGGGCCTATCGGGCACTGAGAGGGCTTCGAAGCTTTATGAGTGCCAACACCTTCGGCAATGCCGGCTTTTCCGTTCTCTTGCCTGGGGCCCGGCTCGAGGGCCGCTGTGGGCCCACCAATGCCCGGGTCAGATGCCATCTGG GCCTAAAGATCCCTCCTGGCTGTGAGCTGGTGGTCGGCGGTGAGCCCCAGTGCTGGGCTGAGGGGCACTGTCTACTGGTGGACGACTCTTTTCtacacacagtggctcacaatg GCTCCCCCGAAGATGGGCCTCGAGTGGTCTTCATCGTGGACCTCTGGCACCCCAACGTGGCAGGGGCTGAGCGCCAGGCCCTCGACTTTGTCTTCGCACCAGACCCTTGA